The genomic stretch TCGATGCCGAAACGCTCCTTGGCCATGTCGATCATCAGCAGGTTCGCCTCGTGTAGTAATTTCAAGTCCTCGTTCTCGCGGCGAAGGCGAGTGAGTTCATTTTCTTCTTCCGTGGTCATGGTTTCCTGGTATTTAAGAACGTATAAAGGTAAGTCTTTTACCGGGAAACGACGAAGAACTTCAGCTTTATATTTCTTGATCCAAACGCTTAACGTCGCGCTACAGATCCCGTGACGTTCCTGGAGTTCTCGGAAACTACTCTCTTGAAAAATTCGTTGACGCACTGCCTCTATTTTTTCTTCGATCGTGTGGCGAGACAAACCACTGGATTTTGTTGCTACTGACATAAGTTTACTTGTTGAACAAGTCAACTTTTTTAGGATAAGACACACTCTTTGGTATTATAATTTTTCTCGGTCCGTGCGGGAAGAAAATTA from Butyricimonas virosa encodes the following:
- a CDS encoding transposase; the encoded protein is MSVATKSSGLSRHTIEEKIEAVRQRIFQESSFRELQERHGICSATLSVWIKKYKAEVLRRFPVKDLPLYVLKYQETMTTEEENELTRLRRENEDLKLLHEANLLMIDMAKERFGIDIKKNYEEMLSGGCLKEVPGVKGNDE